Proteins found in one Massilia sp. H6 genomic segment:
- a CDS encoding histidine phosphatase family protein has translation MEQQWPQEIWLVRHGQSAGNVARDLAEAAAGHHIDIADRDVDVPLSELGERQAEALGAWFAALPPGQRPTVVLHSPYVRAADTANIMMQRLDQDSRERLVVESDERLREKEFGVLDRLTTHGIAHHFPELYEQRQHVGKFYFRPPGGESWCDVILRLRSVIDTLNREYREERVLIVAHQVTVNCFRYLFEHLSEKAILDADRAGDVPNCSVTSYEFDPALGKGGHPALRLVNFVAPLEASGTPVTAGKDLPAAPKA, from the coding sequence ATGGAACAGCAGTGGCCTCAAGAAATCTGGCTGGTTCGCCATGGTCAAAGCGCCGGCAACGTCGCACGTGACCTGGCCGAGGCCGCCGCCGGACACCATATCGACATTGCCGACCGTGACGTCGACGTGCCGCTGTCCGAGCTGGGCGAACGACAGGCCGAGGCGCTCGGTGCGTGGTTCGCCGCGCTGCCGCCCGGGCAGCGGCCAACCGTGGTGCTGCACTCGCCCTATGTTCGCGCTGCCGACACCGCCAACATCATGATGCAGCGCCTCGATCAGGACAGCCGCGAGCGGCTGGTGGTCGAATCCGACGAACGCCTGCGCGAGAAAGAGTTCGGCGTCCTCGACCGGCTCACCACCCATGGCATTGCCCATCACTTCCCCGAGCTGTACGAGCAGCGCCAGCACGTCGGCAAATTCTATTTTCGCCCTCCCGGCGGCGAAAGCTGGTGCGACGTCATCCTGCGTTTGCGCAGCGTGATCGACACGCTCAATCGCGAATATCGCGAAGAGCGCGTCCTGATCGTCGCGCATCAGGTCACGGTTAATTGCTTCCGCTACCTGTTCGAGCATCTCAGTGAAAAGGCCATCCTCGATGCCGACCGGGCCGGCGATGTTCCGAACTGTTCAGTGACGTCCTACGAATTCGATCCCGCGCTCGGCAAGGGCGGCCACCCTGCCCTGCGCCTCGTGAATTTCGTCGCGCCACTCGAGGCGAGCGGCACCCCAGTTACCGCCGGCAAGGATCTGCCGGCGGCTCCGAAGGCCTAG
- a CDS encoding L-cystine transporter, with protein MNFPLLLNLAVALAGCALLYRMQASHASFTKRVFTGLGLGIALGAALQAIYGATSPEIAATNAWLDVIGSGYVKLLQMIIIPLIMVSIVQAILKLRDAASLGSISTLTIGILILTTIVAATIGILMAKLFGLSAVGLTASSAELARGEYLQGNLAAAKDISMPSMILSFIPANPFLDMTGARKTSTIAVVVFAIFIGISATGIAGKKPEVFRSFSDFVHVAHVIVMRMVTLVLRLTPFGVFALMAKMVAGSSWQDILSLANFVVASYCALALMFCVHLLLIAGSGLNPLRYVRKIFPVLAFAFSSRTSAGSIPMSVATQTSRLGTPEGIANFAASFGATIGQNGCAGIYPAMLAVMIAPTVGIDPMTASFLLPLLAVVAFGSIGVAGVGGGATFAALIVLSAMDLPVALAGLLISVEPLIDMGRTALNVSGSITAGTVTSRVLGQTDMRVFENDAEINLDGDEQVA; from the coding sequence ATGAACTTTCCTCTTCTGCTCAACCTGGCGGTGGCGCTGGCTGGCTGCGCTCTGCTCTACCGCATGCAGGCAAGCCATGCATCGTTCACCAAGCGTGTCTTCACCGGACTCGGCCTGGGTATTGCGCTGGGCGCGGCCCTGCAGGCGATCTATGGCGCGACCTCGCCCGAGATCGCGGCCACGAACGCCTGGCTGGACGTGATCGGCAGCGGCTACGTCAAGCTGCTGCAGATGATCATCATTCCGCTGATCATGGTGTCGATCGTCCAGGCCATCCTGAAACTGCGCGACGCCGCCTCGCTCGGCAGCATCAGCACACTCACGATCGGCATCCTGATCCTGACCACCATCGTGGCGGCCACGATCGGCATCCTGATGGCCAAGCTGTTCGGCTTGAGCGCGGTCGGGCTGACCGCGTCGAGTGCCGAGCTTGCACGCGGCGAATACTTGCAGGGCAACCTGGCGGCGGCGAAAGACATCTCGATGCCGAGCATGATCCTGTCGTTCATTCCGGCCAATCCTTTTCTCGACATGACAGGCGCGCGCAAGACCTCGACCATCGCGGTGGTGGTGTTCGCGATCTTTATCGGTATCTCGGCCACCGGCATCGCCGGCAAGAAACCCGAAGTATTCCGCTCGTTCAGCGACTTCGTCCATGTAGCGCACGTGATCGTGATGCGCATGGTGACGCTGGTGCTGCGCCTGACCCCGTTCGGCGTGTTCGCGCTGATGGCCAAGATGGTGGCCGGCTCGAGCTGGCAGGATATTCTCAGCCTGGCCAACTTCGTGGTCGCCTCGTATTGCGCGCTGGCGCTGATGTTCTGCGTGCACCTGCTGTTGATCGCCGGCAGCGGCCTGAACCCGCTGCGCTATGTGCGCAAGATCTTCCCGGTACTGGCCTTCGCGTTCAGCTCGCGCACCAGCGCCGGGTCGATCCCGATGAGCGTTGCCACCCAGACCTCGCGGCTGGGCACGCCCGAGGGCATCGCCAATTTCGCCGCCTCGTTCGGCGCCACCATCGGCCAGAACGGCTGCGCCGGCATCTATCCGGCGATGCTGGCGGTGATGATCGCGCCCACGGTCGGCATCGACCCGATGACCGCTTCTTTCCTGCTGCCGCTGCTGGCGGTGGTTGCCTTCGGCTCGATCGGGGTGGCCGGCGTCGGCGGCGGCGCTACCTTCGCGGCGCTGATCGTACTGTCGGCGATGGACCTGCCGGTGGCGCTGGCGGGCCTGTTGATTTCGGTGGAGCCACTGATCGACATGGGCCGTACCGCGCTCAATGTCAGCGGCTCGATCACCGCCGGCACCGTCACCAGCCGCGTGCTCGGCCAGACCGACATGCGGGTATTCGAGAACGACGCGGAGATCAATCTGGACGGCGACGAACAGGTCGCTTGA
- a CDS encoding ATP-binding protein, producing MNFWSPLQAGSLSRRFAIASAILSGLAVVLVAGTSFWLVTRQHDAAVTLLEQREATFNSRTVGDTLATLVARVDEVASSPILATGLVDSAGRDTYLTPFLNGVRQIDGIPVQVLFTDFEGKPIATNGIDRFDPDQLSWLRARIDQGQESAAIFDRPLGAELVGVSLLRYSRTNTPEGALVYKINLRDLRPVASARLAWKGKAPTALNEAILETPIVAPAQLAHLGLVLRSDTSAVGQILKTPWSQYSLIGGIAALLALLVFLFGSRLSLGLTRDLRTLEQFAGKLGEEGISEHRAELAGSSETITLARSINQMLDRLHRQQEHLQSEHQRKDEFLAMLAHELRNPLAPISSAAQLLRALYANEPRIRQASDVISRQVTHMTHLVDDLLDVSRVTRGLVTIDKTDVELGAVLREAVEQMTPVIEARGHRLRLDIPAGELHVRGDRTRLIQVAANLLNNAAKYTPDGGELHASLHPQGDYVNLRVQDTGIGIGSDLLPVVFDLFTQGQRTPDRSQGGLGLGLALVRKLVELHEGSVAAHSAGAGQGSTFVVRLPLLDRTPAPIPAPGPGASRSITQPGRILVVDDNVDAATTLAMMLETAGHLVSTEHTAHAALAAAERQTFEVMLLDIGLPDMGGHELARALKQLPGMTGVALIAVSGYGQEQDRQLSQQAGFVAHLVKPVLAEELIQTIARVSSAAQRLPET from the coding sequence ATGAATTTCTGGTCGCCACTGCAGGCAGGCAGTCTCTCGCGTCGCTTCGCCATCGCGTCCGCCATTCTCTCCGGCCTGGCCGTCGTGCTGGTGGCGGGCACCTCATTCTGGCTGGTCACTCGCCAACATGACGCGGCCGTCACACTGCTCGAGCAACGGGAGGCGACTTTCAACTCGCGTACGGTCGGCGACACCCTTGCGACACTGGTGGCACGCGTTGACGAGGTCGCGTCCAGCCCAATCCTGGCCACTGGTCTGGTCGACAGTGCTGGACGAGACACCTACCTGACGCCCTTTCTCAATGGTGTCCGGCAGATCGATGGCATTCCCGTCCAGGTGTTGTTTACCGACTTCGAAGGCAAGCCCATCGCCACCAATGGGATTGATCGCTTCGATCCGGATCAGTTGTCCTGGTTACGCGCGCGTATCGACCAGGGCCAGGAAAGCGCGGCCATTTTTGACCGGCCCCTTGGAGCCGAACTGGTCGGTGTCAGCCTGTTGCGCTACTCGCGCACCAATACGCCCGAGGGCGCTCTGGTCTACAAGATCAATCTGCGCGACCTGCGGCCGGTGGCGTCCGCGAGACTGGCGTGGAAAGGAAAAGCGCCGACCGCGCTGAACGAAGCGATCCTCGAGACGCCGATCGTCGCGCCTGCCCAACTCGCGCACCTCGGCCTGGTCCTGCGATCGGACACCTCTGCGGTGGGCCAGATCCTTAAGACACCCTGGTCGCAGTACAGCCTCATTGGCGGCATTGCAGCCCTGCTTGCCTTGCTTGTTTTCCTGTTTGGTTCGCGCCTCTCCCTTGGCCTGACCCGGGACCTGCGAACGCTCGAGCAGTTCGCGGGGAAACTCGGCGAAGAAGGCATCAGTGAGCATCGTGCTGAACTCGCAGGCAGTAGCGAAACGATCACCCTTGCACGGTCCATCAACCAGATGCTTGACCGCCTCCATCGGCAGCAGGAACATTTACAGAGCGAGCATCAGCGCAAGGATGAGTTTCTGGCCATGCTGGCGCATGAACTGCGCAATCCGCTTGCTCCCATCAGCAGCGCTGCGCAGCTGTTGCGTGCGCTCTACGCGAACGAGCCCCGGATCAGGCAGGCCAGCGATGTGATTTCGCGTCAGGTGACGCACATGACGCACCTTGTAGATGACCTTCTCGATGTGTCACGCGTGACACGTGGCCTGGTCACCATCGACAAGACCGACGTCGAACTCGGGGCCGTACTGCGCGAGGCGGTGGAACAGATGACGCCGGTAATCGAGGCCCGTGGGCACCGGCTGAGGCTGGACATTCCGGCAGGCGAACTGCATGTTCGCGGAGACCGGACCCGGCTGATCCAGGTGGCGGCCAATCTGCTCAATAACGCGGCCAAGTACACGCCCGACGGCGGAGAACTCCACGCCAGCCTGCACCCGCAGGGCGACTACGTGAACCTGCGGGTGCAGGACACCGGCATTGGCATCGGAAGCGACCTGCTGCCAGTTGTATTCGACCTGTTCACCCAGGGCCAGCGCACCCCCGATCGCAGCCAGGGCGGACTCGGGCTCGGCCTGGCCTTGGTCAGGAAACTGGTCGAATTGCACGAGGGCAGTGTCGCGGCGCACAGCGCCGGCGCGGGCCAGGGCAGCACCTTCGTGGTGCGCCTGCCGCTCCTGGACCGTACCCCTGCGCCAATCCCGGCCCCAGGCCCCGGCGCTAGTCGATCCATCACGCAGCCAGGGCGCATTCTGGTCGTCGACGACAATGTCGACGCTGCAACTACCCTTGCCATGATGCTCGAAACCGCCGGGCATCTGGTGAGCACCGAACACACGGCGCACGCCGCGCTCGCGGCGGCCGAGCGGCAAACGTTCGAAGTCATGCTGCTCGATATCGGTTTGCCGGACATGGGCGGGCATGAACTGGCCAGGGCCTTGAAGCAGCTCCCGGGGATGACAGGTGTCGCCCTCATTGCCGTGAGCGGCTACGGCCAGGAGCAGGATCGCCAACTGTCGCAGCAAGCAGGCTTTGTTGCCCACCTGGTCAAGCCGGTTCTGGCGGAAGAACTGATCCAGACAATCGCACGCGTCAGCTCGGCTGCGCAACGACTACCCGAGACCTGA
- a CDS encoding ABC transporter substrate-binding protein, whose protein sequence is MLNLIFPRPGRIFARFAAGFVIAALGIAGTDLRAEPTPVRIGLDAEFGLDRSTSAQAIELGLRTAIGEINRAGGVLGGRPLELVTRDHRSIPARGIRNVEEFARMPDLVAVFGGRFSPVVIEELPTLKATKTLFLAVWSSADGIVDNGMTPNYVYRLSLRDSLAMPKLLGTARKRGLPRVGLLLTNTSWGRSNLAAAEKFTDRNKDVKIVQTAWYNWRDQTLVAQYQALRNAGAQAIVLVANDDEAAVLVREVAALPEAQRIPILSHWGVTGGEFTAQAGPALRQVDFSVIQTFSFFKANRAQLARFMANLALVSPIRRIEDIHGPVGVAHAYDLMHILAKAINLAGSTDRKKVRDAMEKVREHRGLVKNYVPAFTPARHEALGVNELLIARYRADGVLVPTGE, encoded by the coding sequence ATGCTGAACTTGATCTTCCCCCGTCCTGGCAGAATATTTGCCCGCTTCGCCGCCGGCTTCGTTATTGCCGCACTCGGCATTGCCGGCACTGATCTGAGGGCCGAGCCGACGCCGGTTCGCATCGGTCTCGATGCCGAATTTGGCCTGGATCGCAGCACCTCGGCCCAGGCGATCGAACTGGGGCTGCGCACCGCGATTGGCGAAATCAATCGGGCCGGCGGCGTACTGGGGGGCCGGCCCCTCGAACTGGTTACCCGGGATCATCGATCCATTCCCGCCCGCGGCATCCGCAATGTCGAAGAGTTCGCGCGCATGCCCGACCTGGTCGCCGTATTCGGTGGGAGGTTCAGCCCGGTAGTGATCGAAGAGTTGCCGACCTTGAAGGCGACAAAAACCTTGTTCCTTGCCGTGTGGTCTTCTGCCGATGGCATTGTCGACAACGGCATGACGCCCAACTATGTCTATCGTCTGTCCCTGCGCGACAGCCTGGCCATGCCGAAGCTGCTGGGCACGGCGCGCAAGCGCGGCCTGCCCCGGGTTGGCCTGCTGCTGACGAATACCTCTTGGGGACGCAGCAACCTGGCTGCGGCGGAAAAATTCACCGACCGTAACAAGGACGTCAAGATCGTGCAGACAGCCTGGTACAACTGGCGCGACCAGACCCTGGTGGCCCAGTACCAGGCGTTACGCAATGCGGGAGCACAGGCCATTGTGCTGGTCGCAAATGACGACGAGGCAGCGGTCCTGGTGCGCGAGGTAGCTGCCCTGCCCGAAGCGCAGCGCATTCCCATCCTGAGCCATTGGGGCGTGACCGGCGGCGAGTTCACCGCGCAAGCTGGACCGGCCCTGCGCCAGGTCGACTTTTCCGTGATCCAGACCTTTTCGTTTTTCAAGGCGAACCGGGCACAACTTGCACGGTTCATGGCAAATCTGGCGCTCGTGTCTCCCATTCGCCGGATTGAAGACATCCATGGCCCGGTGGGCGTGGCGCATGCCTACGACTTGATGCACATTCTGGCCAAGGCAATCAACCTGGCAGGAAGCACGGACCGCAAGAAGGTTCGAGATGCGATGGAAAAGGTGCGCGAGCATCGCGGACTGGTCAAGAACTACGTGCCTGCGTTCACGCCGGCCCGCCACGAAGCGCTGGGCGTGAATGAATTGCTCATCGCCCGTTACCGCGCAGACGGTGTGCTTGTGCCGACCGGCGAGTGA